ACACGCCGGGAACGCAGTCCGAACGCCACGTTTTCGAAAACCGTCAGATTGGGAAACAGCACATAATCCTGAAACACCAGAATCGCAGGCCGCTCCCGGGAAAGAGGCTCGCTGAAGCGCACCTCCCCCGAGTCCGGCTTTTCCAATCCGGCCAGAATCTTGAGCAACGTGGTCTTGCCCACGCCGGACGGCCCGAGAATCGAAACTATACCGCCCTTTTCCACGGAAAAGCTCACGTCCCGCAACACAGGCTTGCCCGAATAGGCCTTGTTCAATCCGAGTGCGTGAAAAAACATTCCATTTCGTCCAGATACGTCCTGATCCTGTCAAAGGTATCCAGGTTTTCCAAGGCACGCCCACCATGGGAATACTCGTGCCAGGCCATGAAACACCAGGACAGGGCCCGAAGCAGAATGGTCCGCTCCAGCACCGAAGTCTTGAACACGGCCTCGTCCAGCGAAATGTCCAGTTTTCCGCGTTCCAGATATTCGGCGACAAAAGCCCGCTTTTCCTCCCGGGAATAGGCATGATCCCTTTTCCAGCGGGTCGTGGTCTCCACCAGAAAATGGCCCAAATCCTGATACCGGGACGATATCACGGCCTTTTCCCAATCCACGAGCCATCCCCGTCCATTCTCCGCAATGATGAAGTTGTGGGAATTCACTTCCGTATTCACCATGACCAGCGGCTCGTCCGCAAACAGGGAATCCGTCTCCTCGGCCAGGGAGAGAATACTGTCCCGATAGTCAAGCAACCGTTTCTGCTCCCGCTGCATGGGATGATCCGGGTAGCGGGAAATCAATCCTTCGCTTTCCCGAACAATATCCCGGACAGGATTCCTCTGGGTCAAAAGCCGCGCGTCCACGGGCTGAGCATGCACCGCCGCAAGAATTCCTGCAGCAACGTCCGTATCCCGAGCATAATCCAGCGGGCGACCGTCAAGGTATTCCATGAGCAGCACGCCGTTCCCAAGACGCTCGTCATCCGGCTCGGGGTCGCAGAAATACGGTCTGGGCGTCACGCCGGACCGGACAAGAGCCTGAAGCACGGCGAATTCGTAGGCGATCTGATCATCAAGACCCAGCTGGCTGCCGTGATTGATGCGCAGTACATGGCGCGACTCTCCATAGAGTTCCTCGGTAACGATCAGATAGTTTTCATTGTATTCGCCCGCAGCCAGAAACGTAACCTGCTCCGGGCCCTCCAATTGCAGCCACCCCTTGTGCCCGAGAAAATCGTGCACAGCCTCGACCATGTTCGCATCCTTCTGCATACGTCTCCATATCACGATCCGGAATTCACGACAAAACCATTGCTTTCCGCATCCGGGACATTATCTTACGTACATGAACGACAAGACCAACGAACACCTTCGCGAAATAGGCCTGGACCTTGGGGAATGCCACGCCTGTCAGGCATGCGCGGAACTGAATCCCGAAATTTTCGAATGGGATGAAACCCTGGACAGGCCTGTTGTCAAAAAAAGCCACGTCACCGAAGAGGAAGTCCGGGAAGCCATGAGCTGCTGCCCCAAGGACTGCATCCTGTTCGTGGATGAGTAGTCGGTTCAATCCTTTTTCTTGAGCAACGGATGCGGAGGCGGCAATGTGCAGGACTCGCTGCAACACGTGCCGAACAGGAATCCGCTATAGGTATGAAAAATCCGCAGCATCTTTTCCCGGCGATCCGAAGTCAGGGGCTCCGAAGATGCGCCCCGAGCCATCCCGAGCAGATTCTCCCAGTCGGGAATGGCCCGCATCCCCTGTTCCACGACATCCCCGGATGCCACATCCAGAAGCGTGGCCTCGTTCGTGTCCGTGGTCACGGCAAACGGCACGGGGCCGCCGTCCAGCAGCCGCGCGGCAAACAGGGTTTCCCGCTCATACGTTCCGACACTGCCGGCACAGAAGATCACGAGCAGAATCGGCCGGTCCGAATCGTCGTACACCACATAGTCAATGGGCCGTTCGAACTCCTCGCCATCCATTTCGTAGCGCAGCTTGACC
Above is a window of Pseudodesulfovibrio tunisiensis DNA encoding:
- a CDS encoding phosphotransferase family protein encodes the protein MQKDANMVEAVHDFLGHKGWLQLEGPEQVTFLAAGEYNENYLIVTEELYGESRHVLRINHGSQLGLDDQIAYEFAVLQALVRSGVTPRPYFCDPEPDDERLGNGVLLMEYLDGRPLDYARDTDVAAGILAAVHAQPVDARLLTQRNPVRDIVRESEGLISRYPDHPMQREQKRLLDYRDSILSLAEETDSLFADEPLVMVNTEVNSHNFIIAENGRGWLVDWEKAVISSRYQDLGHFLVETTTRWKRDHAYSREEKRAFVAEYLERGKLDISLDEAVFKTSVLERTILLRALSWCFMAWHEYSHGGRALENLDTFDRIRTYLDEMECFFTHSD
- a CDS encoding type I restriction enzyme HsdR N-terminal domain-containing protein encodes the protein MHESSLGGTLLDYITGQEIEETTFEEFRQALARFLVEEKGYPKENIRAKVKLRYEMDGEEFERPIDYVVYDDSDRPILLVIFCAGSVGTYERETLFAARLLDGGPVPFAVTTDTNEATLLDVASGDVVEQGMRAIPDWENLLGMARGASSEPLTSDRREKMLRIFHTYSGFLFGTCCSESCTLPPPHPLLKKKD
- a CDS encoding ferredoxin, with the protein product MNDKTNEHLREIGLDLGECHACQACAELNPEIFEWDETLDRPVVKKSHVTEEEVREAMSCCPKDCILFVDE